A segment of the Prochlorococcus marinus XMU1412 genome:
TACAGCTCTAGAAATAGTCAAAAATGGAGGTTTAGTAGAATCCTTTAGAAAAGGTTTCATCATGTTATCAATTTCGGCTGTCTCGCTTGTGGAGTGAATATGGTGAAATTTATTATGATCAACACCAGGAGGAATAACTTTAGCTTTGTGAAGTGAGAAAGAAGAATATTGGGAATATTGATACACTGATTCTTGTTTAGTACTTGTAACGACAATATCTGCAGACTTCAATGCTTTTTCTTCTGCCTCAATTCTTTTACTTATAGAATAAAGTTTTTCTATTTGATTATTTTTTAAACCAGTATCAAGCAATTTCCTTTTTTTCTCTCTTCCTAAAGAATGACCAGTAAAAATAAGAGGAACATTTAAGGATTTACTTAGTTTAACTCCTACATATCCAGCATCTGCATAATGTGCATGAATGAAATTAGGCTTTTTGTTTTTTTGATAGTAAGAAATTAGTGTTTCAGTTAATTGATCTAAATAAGGCCAAAGCAATTCCTTTCTTAAATATTTATTAGGTCCAAATTTGAATCTGAAAATTCTCACTCCAGGTTCTACAAATTCTTCTTCTTGAGAATATTCATCGTCTACTTTAGGGTCGTTTATTAAACGAGTAACTAAATCTACTTGATCAACTTCTGAAGTATTAGCCAAGCTTTTAATTAACTCTAAAACATATTGTGTTTGCCCTCCTGTATCTGCATCCCTGCCTAACTCAAGATTTTTAGAACGTATAAGACCATGTAAATGTAAATGTAAAAATTTCAACCTCATTCAGTAAAACCTCCGGTCAACGGCCTTTAATACAAATAAGCTGAATTTTCTAAGGAAATATTAAGAAAGCATTATGATTTGAAATTTTTTTAAAATAAAAGTTTTCAAAAAAGCAGTTATAACAAAGTTTTATACCCCTTTAAAAAAGAATTTCGTATTACTTAAATAATTAAAATACAAAGAAATACAACAAGGAATTTCTTATTTTAAAACTTTTTTAAGATATTTTGCTGTATGACTTGTAGGATTTTTAGCTACGTCCTCAGGAATACCTTCTGCAATAATTTCTCCACCTTTATCCCCTCCATCAGGTCCTAAATCGATAATCCAATCTGAACATCTAATAACATCTAAATTATGTTCAATAACAATTACTGAATTACCTTTATCTACCAGACGTTGTATTACATCCATTAATTTATGAACATCATAAAAACTTAACCCCGTTGTTGGTTCATCAATCAAATATAAAGTTTTTCCAGTAGCCCTTTTTGACAATTCCGTAGCTAACTTAACTCTTTGAGCCTCTCCACCAGATAATGTAGGAGCTGGTTGGCCTAGTTTGACATAGCCTAAGCCGACATCTACCAATGTAGATAATCTATCAGCAGCTTGAGGTATAGCAGAGAAAGTTTCTGCAGCTTGTTCGACAGTCATCTCTAAAACATCGGATATATTAAAACCTTTATATTTAACTTGAAGAGTTTCCCTATTAAAACGAGCTCCTTTACATACTTCACATTGAACATACACATCAGGTAAAAAATTCATTTCAATAACATTAACTCCCTGGCCTTTACAAGCTTCGCATCTTCCTCCTTTCACGTTAAAGCTAAATTGACCAGCCTGATAACCTCTTGCTTTTGCTTCTACTGTTGCAGTAAATATCTGCCTTATAGGGTCAAAAGCACCGGTATATGTAGCAGGATTTGATCTTGGAGTTCTTCCTATTGGAGATTGATCGATAACGATAACTTTATCAATTGCCTTTATACCCTTTAATTCTTTTACACCTTGTGGAAAAGGGACTTTTAATCCAAGAGAGTGACACAATGCAGGATGAAGTAATTCATTTATCAGGGTGCTCTTCCCACTTCCACTCACACCAGTTACAGAAACTAATCTTCCCAAAGGAAATTCCACAGAAATATTTTTTAAATTATTTTTAGAGCAATTATTTAAAATTAAACTTTTTTTTACTGATGATCTACGTTCTTTTGGAGTAGGAATTGACTTCCTACCACTGAGATAAGCTCCAGTTAATGACCTTTCTGAATTTAAGACATCTTGATAAGATCCTTTAGCAATAATTTCTCCACCATAAACACCTGCCCCAGGACCAATATCTACTAAATAATCTGCGGATTTCATAGTATCTTCATCATGTTCAACAACAACCAAAGTATTTCCCAAGTCTCTTAAGCTTTTTAATGTTTCTAATAATCTGTCATTGTCTCTTTGATGCAAACCAATACTTGGTTCATCTAATACATACAAAACGCCAGTAAGACCTGCACCTATTTGTGTAGCCAATCTAATACGCTGAGCTTCACCACCAGACAAAGTCATAGCTGGTCTATCTAAAGTCAAATAATCCAAACCTACATTAATTAAAAACTTCAAACGTAAACGAATCTCTTTTAAAACCAATTCACCTATCTGCTTTTGTTTTTCTGATAAAGATATATTTTCCTTCTTTGTCTTAGCTAAACCCATGATGCGTTCTACATGATTTAGGGTTTCAGAAACGCTTATAGAAGTTAAGTCAGTAATGTTATATGGACCAAGTTTAACTGCCAAAGCCTCAGGCCTTAATCGTTTTCCAGAACATGTCTTACAGGGAACTAATTCTAGATATTTTTCTAATTTTTGTTTAACTGATTCTCCATTTGCTTCATTCAATTGCCTTTCTAATATTGGCAAAATCCCCTCGAAAGGTCTTTCAAAACCACTAGAAGTTTTAAAACGACTATCAGCTTGGATTAATATTGGCTTATCTGATCCCAAAAGTAGAACTTTTTTTTGCAAATCACTTAAATCTTTCCAAGGAGTTTTTAATTCAAAACCATAGGCTTGTCCCACAGAATAAAGTAAAGAGAAATAATAAGTATTATCTTTTTCACTCCAAGGAGCTATTGCAGCATAAACAGGTAATGTTTTATCAGGTATAACTCTATCCGCAGTAAATTTTTTTAAATAGCCAATCCCATGACAATCTGGACAAGCGCCATATGGGCTATTAAAAGAAAACAATCTAGGAGAAAGTTCTTCAACAATAGAGCCATGTACAGGACATGCATAGTTTTCTGAGTAAAGTTTTTCTCTCTCTAAGTTAGAAGGTAAGTTTTCTCCTTTTTTTGGAACAACTTCTACTATTGCTAAGCCATCGCCTCTTTTGAGACAAGTTTGTAGAGAATCATTTAATCTTTCTTGTATTCCTTCTCTTGCAATTAATCTATCAACTACTACTTCAATATTATGAATTTGATTTTTATCTAATTCAATACTATCAGCAAGTTCTCTCACCTCTCCGTTAATTCTTACCCTAGCGAATCCTTCAGCAGCTAATCCACTTATTAATTTTGTATGTGTTCCTTTTTTACCTCTTACAACAGGAGCCAACAATTGGTACCTCGTTCCTTCTGGTAAGAGAAGAATTTGATCAACCATTTCATCAATTGTTTGAGGCGCAATTGGAATCCCGCAGTGGTGACAATGCGGCTCACCAGCACGACCAAACAATAATCTTAAATAATCTTGTATCTCTGTTACTGTTCCGACTGTTGATCGAGGATTATGACTTGTAGATTTTTGGTCAATTGAAATAGCAGGTGATAAACCTTCAATGTTA
Coding sequences within it:
- a CDS encoding glycosyltransferase translates to MRLKFLHLHLHGLIRSKNLELGRDADTGGQTQYVLELIKSLANTSEVDQVDLVTRLINDPKVDDEYSQEEEFVEPGVRIFRFKFGPNKYLRKELLWPYLDQLTETLISYYQKNKKPNFIHAHYADAGYVGVKLSKSLNVPLIFTGHSLGREKKRKLLDTGLKNNQIEKLYSISKRIEAEEKALKSADIVVTSTKQESVYQYSQYSSFSLHKAKVIPPGVDHNKFHHIHSTSETAEIDNMMKPFLKDSTKPPFLTISRAVRRKNIPSLIEAYGRSEKLKRKTNLILILGCRENTSKLDPQQKDVFNNIFETIDKYNLYGKVAYPKKHLPSQIPALYRWAASRGGVFVNPALTEPFGLTLLEASSCGLPIISTNDGGPKEIRSKCENGLLVDVTDVNELKVILEKGISNNSQWKLWSRNGIEGVNRHFSWNTHVRNYLSVLNEKFSNSNSYSSSDIKQSCLKGTSSLIKPH
- the uvrA gene encoding excinuclease ABC subunit UvrA, producing the protein MVNKVVSSFGEDNSINIRGARQHNLKNIDISLPRNKFIVFTGVSGSGKSSLAFDTIFAEGQRRYVESLSAYARQFLGQVDKPDVDNIEGLSPAISIDQKSTSHNPRSTVGTVTEIQDYLRLLFGRAGEPHCHHCGIPIAPQTIDEMVDQILLLPEGTRYQLLAPVVRGKKGTHTKLISGLAAEGFARVRINGEVRELADSIELDKNQIHNIEVVVDRLIAREGIQERLNDSLQTCLKRGDGLAIVEVVPKKGENLPSNLEREKLYSENYACPVHGSIVEELSPRLFSFNSPYGACPDCHGIGYLKKFTADRVIPDKTLPVYAAIAPWSEKDNTYYFSLLYSVGQAYGFELKTPWKDLSDLQKKVLLLGSDKPILIQADSRFKTSSGFERPFEGILPILERQLNEANGESVKQKLEKYLELVPCKTCSGKRLRPEALAVKLGPYNITDLTSISVSETLNHVERIMGLAKTKKENISLSEKQKQIGELVLKEIRLRLKFLINVGLDYLTLDRPAMTLSGGEAQRIRLATQIGAGLTGVLYVLDEPSIGLHQRDNDRLLETLKSLRDLGNTLVVVEHDEDTMKSADYLVDIGPGAGVYGGEIIAKGSYQDVLNSERSLTGAYLSGRKSIPTPKERRSSVKKSLILNNCSKNNLKNISVEFPLGRLVSVTGVSGSGKSTLINELLHPALCHSLGLKVPFPQGVKELKGIKAIDKVIVIDQSPIGRTPRSNPATYTGAFDPIRQIFTATVEAKARGYQAGQFSFNVKGGRCEACKGQGVNVIEMNFLPDVYVQCEVCKGARFNRETLQVKYKGFNISDVLEMTVEQAAETFSAIPQAADRLSTLVDVGLGYVKLGQPAPTLSGGEAQRVKLATELSKRATGKTLYLIDEPTTGLSFYDVHKLMDVIQRLVDKGNSVIVIEHNLDVIRCSDWIIDLGPDGGDKGGEIIAEGIPEDVAKNPTSHTAKYLKKVLK